TAGTTGAAATGGGAGAATCTATGAAGCAAATGGCGGACATTAAGTATTCACTTGATGACAATATTAAACAAAACTTCCTTGAACCTCTGCATCATTTACAAACTAAAGACCTGAAAGAAGTTatggtataatatatttttattttatttttaatttaagtttttttttttttaataattattacatgaaattatttgaattatagCATCATCGGAAAAAATTGCAAGGAAGAAGACTCGACTTTGATTGCAAAAGAAGAAGACAAGCGAAAGGTAATTAATTccttcttattatatgcagacAAATTCACAATTAAAGTTCAACATTTGAAACGGCCAGGGTTTGTAAGAAcgcaattgtatttttatttcatttaacattTTGATTGCTTAACATAATAAAGCACATTTGCTTAAAATAACTTGATTATAGATTTAAATACTATTTCTACACTTTATAGGAGTTTTAGTTTGGATGGGATATAAGATGTGTTattttataatgcaattttaaaatgattgaAGCTAGTGAACTAgcatgtttttatttgtttaatagtTATTACTCGTGCAtcgaataaattatatattttttagtgtcatgcatattttgtttcttgaaagtgtttatatatttttattagttggtCGAATGAGTCCATATGGCAGTCCATCGCATAATCAGTATTCAGGGAGACAGGGTATGTTTTGACAGTGAAGAAACAGTCGTTAGAAAACTTCATATCATCATCGCCTTGCTGCGAGCTAATGTAGAGAATTATTCTGATTTTTTGTTGATGAAGCGTGCTGAAGtagaaattattatttgttgACTTTTAATATATAAGGTTTTTGTAAACGGTTATAATGTTAGCACAATTATCAATGAAGAAAGTTTTTgacatacaacatacatatatgtacatatatgtatgttgtttaaATTAGTGCTAAAATATAATAGTTTGCAAATAGCCTTCGATTTAAATTACATACTCTCCcatgatttgaatttaatgtgtgtccatatttaataataacgtTGGTTTTGCTTAAAATAGGTTGCTGTTAAAAGTATTgtcaatatttatatgaattacTTTGCTTATAGGTATtactatagtacatacatatgtaatatttattttgattttgttcaCTAATCTGTGTGTTTTGTCCTCCCTTTTTGTTTCATGATCCTCTcctgatattattttatttggaccACTGATACGGCATTTCCTACCCACTTGGGATATTTTTCATTGGATCATAACTCCACACTTCACGTTTaacaaattgttttttttgGGATTTTATATCATTTGAACTGATTGCTGCATTTATTTGGTCTGTATTATTTCTTtcgcttttcatttttttccaatatatttcattaaatgatttattgccattttttgatttcattgtatttcaaatttttattttgaatcatCCTTATTTCTTGATCATTTTAAAATGATCATGTCAATCCATAATGTGTGAGGACGGATTCTTGTTGATAAGGATCTCATATTCCAGATGATGAGATAAAGCAAGCGGAAGAGAAATTTGCCGAATCTTTACATCTAGCGCAGTTGGGAATGTTCAACTTGTTGGATAACGAAGTgagtttatattattaatgattatatacaaatgttataattaaacaaaatatacaacgtacatatatttttgctgTTTTTGCGAGAATGTATCAATGATCTTAAAATCTTTAATCCATTGAGGCAGGTTAATATACATTTGCACACACCTGTGGGAAATATTTCCATTCGCTTTTCTTAATGACTTTAGATATCACAGTGTCATAATATAGAATTGAAAAcctttttcgatataaaatgattatcaaAATTACTCATTAATTTACAGGTGGAACAACTTGCGCAATTGACATCATTCGCAGACGGTCTTCAAGAATATCATCAGCAATGTACGGAAATCCTCAATGTTCTTGTTGCAAATCTGCGAGAGaagtatgtagtatatgtaattcgagtatttttaataaataaaaaattcgaaatatATTGACTTGTAATTTTTAGAATGGATGAAGCTGCATCACGACCCAAATTGGAATTTGTACCAAAGACACTGGCAGACTTAAACATTGATGGGGTATCCACAGACGGATCACATGGTTATAATAATGGTAGACCCTCACATTCCATTCAATCCGGTTCTGTCATAGGCAGTACCCATGGTTCCAATCAAAACCTGTCCCGTCCTCAGGTCAATTCTAACCTTAGACACAGCTCCTCCATAGGTAACATTTCATCCAAACAAACAAACTGGATCGTTCACAACAACACATCTAAGCTGTCACACAGTAAAAGCTCGAACATCACTGATAAAAAGCTTTCTGTTAGTAATACCAATTGGGAAGATCCTTTCAACGCTCCATGGGATAGAAGCGGTAACGGTGTTAGCGGAGGGTGGCAAGCTAAAGGAGCACAGCCTCCTCGCCGCCCTCCAAGCCAACACAACGCTAACTTGGATCCGTGGTCAGGTGattcttttttgttttatttgttttaccttttatttcgggatttttttcttaaattctgGTATGTGGAGGTGGTGGGATATCAATTTGTATGCATCGAATGCTATTATTATGTTTGAacgaaaatgtatggaaattttaCTAACAAATGTATGACACCAAGGCATGCAAATAACTAATTACATGTGCAAGCATTTGGGATGGATTGTGTTTTGGGTAATTGGAAGAAGTATTTTTTGGTGACGAATTACtcatttaatgtatatttttattgttgaaagaGTACTGAGATACatgtgtatcagtggcgtgccgtccatACGTCTATGGTCAGACTTtccttttcttttttaaaactacataatacatttcttcaatactttatgtaaataatcaaaagtattttgttttcttcatgtttttttattatttaagtattttttcacaaaaaaactatatatggtttttaatttcttaaaatataaatatttattttccctTAAATCttagaatatattaaatattaattaagtatgtatgtattatttttatttttgtaattgtacataaaattgtGATTAGTTTTCATTTgtgttagttttattttttttactattaatattacatggtTTTATTTGACatggttgtacatacatatatggaaaagaatttgaaataaaattttgaccCACTTACACCTAAtcaattttcttgaaattttacaaacatatgtaaatatttctggTGACAAAACAATATTCTATCAAAATTTAAGTTGTTTGCCTTCCATAAAACTGATATACAAAGTACTTAAATCATTAGTGAAAGTGAAAGCTGTGTTGATTAATGGGATTTGTTTACTTTTacgtaattaattaatcaatattttatgcTGAAATTTCAGATCAGAATATATCGATTTTTTACAATAGtacgaataaaaattaaacattttaaaattcttttctAAAAAggattttttacataatattttttttatataaaatagtcACTTTGCTTATTGTATGTTTGATTGCGTTTGTACATTTTGCAGATACACTACTGGTCAAAAATTTGGCGCGTTTCTGTTTTTGCATTTCGTTTAAAAGTTACAAAGAAAtgcaaaaattaaatgaatgagtcaaataaatattaagtGGATCATTGGAattgttgtaaatattttttatattatatgtaccgttttttgttacaattattgtatatatatagttattgtttttcttttattatttattgtctttattattagtaataagcagggctgtggagtcgtttaAAATTTTACTGACTCGGATTCTGCCTTTATCTTATGGTCTGactcaaaaaaattatacatattatacattaagtacatttaaatttgtatcatTTCTCCAATGTCAACGAATTAAAGCTAATTATAAAAAGTAGTCAGACCctcgattttttttacttttgattttttcggctgacgaaatttgggttcttatccgatccttttcaaactttgccattttgctcggtttggtcatcaatatatgtggaaatgaagtctgccattacgatggtgaaaaataatggtaatagacacgtttgaaaatactccatcattACAACCTTTGTATTAGCTTCACTCGGTTATTACGACTTTGACTCCCCCTAAAAtaccacgactccgactccacagccaaAGTAATaggttataaatattatgtacatacatgtgatgTGTCTTGTACAAATGATGagctaattttctaatcattgCATTTCCaacttttgttaattttttttttacttttcaaattaataattaaatcaagACACTTTTGATTGAAtcaaaagcttgtaaaaagtgGTAATGTTACGattggaaaattataaaaagagtgtctgtaatatattgtattatacatagctGCAATGAATGATTATGTGTGCTTGTTAGAATGaaggtttataatttttattgatcACGGGTCCAAgaacaacttcaaaattaaattttcacagagaacaatatcaaaattaaattaaagattttatTGATGGGTGCTGTGTTAAGCTTTGGAATCATCACCATAACCAACACAATTTACATGAGAATCGACCAAGTTCACAGACAAGTATTTCCAAAGAATATTTACCATTCCTTTTGACGTATTCCTACTTTCTTCCTTTTGATGTAGTTATTACATTTAATATCTTaatgcattatatatatatatatatatatatatatatatatatatatatatatatatatatatatatatatatatatatataatatatatattgattaatttatatgttAGCATGATTTCTTCAACTTCCTTTTTCAAgctttagttttaaaatatggaatGTATTGGTGTCAACTTTTTAATGTTCTCTATTACCGCATCAAACATGTTTCTTTCACTTAATTTTTCAATGTTATTAAGTGTTCATCTTGTTCCCTTTggttcatttttttgtatttctgttACCCAGTGCTTGAAGTTAAACTCTCGTCAGAAACAATAGTTTCGCTGACTGATTTATGGTTTTATTGAATGCTTCGATTGATGTGTAATACTTCATTTTCAgagaatttgtataaaaaagatTAATTGGTGATAATTAATTCTACGTACAATTattaagttaattttttttctcacagTGTGCATAGAGAAGACGTTTCACCACTTCAAGCCTTGGTTATATGCGAGT
The nucleotide sequence above comes from Arctopsyche grandis isolate Sample6627 chromosome 4, ASM5162203v2, whole genome shotgun sequence. Encoded proteins:
- the EndoA gene encoding SH3 domain containing GRB2 like, endophilin-A isoform X1 — its product is MAFAGLKKQINKANQYVTEKMGGAEGTKLDLDFVEMERKTDVTVELVEELQLKTKEFLQPNPTARAKMAAVKGISKLSGQAKSNTYPQPEGVLGDCMLLYGKKLGEDSIFSQSLVEMGESMKQMADIKYSLDDNIKQNFLEPLHHLQTKDLKEVMHHRKKLQGRRLDFDCKRRRQAKDDEIKQAEEKFAESLHLAQLGMFNLLDNEVEQLAQLTSFADGLQEYHQQCTEILNVLVANLREKMDEAASRPKLEFVPKTLADLNIDGVSTDGSHGYNNGRPSHSIQSGSVIGSTHGSNQNLSRPQVNSNLRHSSSIGNISSKQTNWIVHNNTSKLSHSKSSNITDKKLSVSNTNWEDPFNAPWDRSGNGVSGGWQAKGAQPPRRPPSQHNANLDPWSASPLPSPMKSPARTPMVTPAANKMPACTALYDFEPENPGELGFKENDVITLINKVDDNWFEGSVNGRTGYFPVSYVQVSVPLP
- the EndoA gene encoding SH3 domain containing GRB2 like, endophilin-A isoform X2, which translates into the protein MAFAGLKKQINKANQYVTEKMGGAEGTKLDLDFVEMERKTDVTVELVEELQLKTKEFLQPNPTARAKMAAVKGISKLSGQAKSNTYPQPEGVLGDCMLLYGKKLGEDSIFSQSLVEMGESMKQMADIKYSLDDNIKQNFLEPLHHLQTKDLKEVMHHRKKLQGRRLDFDCKRRRQAKGSHIPDDEIKQAEEKFAESLHLAQLGMFNLLDNEVEQLAQLTSFADGLQEYHQQCTEILNVLVANLREKMDEAASRPKLEFVPKTLADLNIDGVSTDGSHGYNNGRPSHSIQSGSVIGSTHGSNQNLSRPQVNSNLRHSSSIGNISSKQTNWIVHNNTSKLSHSKSSNITDKKLSVSNTNWEDPFNAPWDRSGNGVSGGWQAKGAQPPRRPPSQHNANLDPWSGDSFLFYLFYLLFRDFFLKFWYVEVVGYQFVCIECYYYV